The Sorangiineae bacterium MSr11367 genome window below encodes:
- a CDS encoding FAD-binding protein — protein MLIALPKLPLPSPESITRALLELGRALGDSKVLTGDACENYARDESEATGLVPAAVVLAANAEDVRRTLEIAESTGVAVTPRAGGTGRTGGAVPVVGGIVLATDAMKQVKEINAKDLLAVVEPGIVTGDFHAMVEREGFFYPPDPNSLGSCCIGGNVAENAGGPRAFKYGVTREYVLGLEAVLMGGRVLRTGKRTVKGVTGYDVTSLLVGSEGTLGVFTEITLRLVPKPPEVATVLALFDDVRHAGAAVSALVARGLVPRCLEMLDSATLDAVRAQKVAIDPRAHAMLLIEVDGEAATIATLLEQIADVLGRGEGLIDLLAAQDPSQRARLWEARRMLSPATRKLAKYKLSEDIVVPRSRIAELLDGVDEIGARTKVRYLTYGHAGDGNFHVNFLWNDEAERVAVDQSIEALMRLTISLGGTLSGEHGIGLAKAAYMPLEQSEDLMALQRDIKRVFDPKQLLNPGKIFPVRPGHGAC, from the coding sequence GTGCTCATCGCCCTTCCAAAATTGCCGCTGCCTTCACCCGAGTCGATCACACGGGCTCTTCTGGAGCTCGGACGCGCACTCGGAGACTCCAAAGTGCTCACCGGAGACGCGTGCGAGAACTACGCGCGCGACGAGAGTGAGGCCACGGGGCTCGTGCCCGCCGCCGTGGTCTTGGCGGCGAATGCCGAGGACGTGAGGCGCACCTTGGAGATTGCCGAGAGCACCGGCGTTGCCGTCACGCCGCGTGCGGGAGGCACCGGCCGAACGGGCGGAGCCGTTCCCGTGGTGGGCGGCATCGTGCTCGCGACCGACGCGATGAAGCAGGTGAAAGAGATCAACGCGAAGGATCTTCTCGCGGTGGTCGAGCCCGGAATCGTCACCGGTGACTTTCACGCGATGGTGGAGCGCGAGGGCTTCTTCTATCCGCCGGACCCGAACTCACTGGGGAGCTGCTGCATCGGCGGCAACGTCGCCGAGAACGCGGGTGGTCCGCGCGCGTTCAAGTACGGGGTGACACGCGAGTACGTGCTCGGGCTGGAGGCGGTGCTCATGGGCGGGCGGGTGCTCCGCACCGGCAAGCGCACCGTGAAGGGCGTGACGGGCTACGACGTGACCTCACTCTTGGTGGGCAGCGAAGGGACGCTCGGCGTCTTCACCGAGATCACGCTGCGCCTGGTTCCCAAGCCGCCCGAGGTGGCGACGGTGCTCGCGCTGTTCGACGACGTCCGCCACGCGGGCGCGGCGGTGAGTGCGCTGGTCGCGCGCGGGTTGGTGCCTCGCTGCCTGGAGATGCTGGACTCGGCGACCTTGGACGCGGTGCGCGCCCAGAAGGTGGCCATCGATCCGCGGGCGCACGCGATGTTGCTCATCGAGGTCGATGGCGAGGCGGCGACGATTGCGACCTTGCTCGAGCAGATTGCCGACGTGCTGGGGCGCGGCGAAGGGTTGATCGATCTTCTGGCGGCGCAGGACCCGTCGCAGCGTGCTCGTCTCTGGGAGGCGCGGCGGATGCTGTCGCCGGCGACGCGAAAGCTTGCGAAGTACAAGTTGTCCGAGGACATCGTGGTGCCGCGTTCGCGCATCGCGGAGCTACTCGACGGCGTCGACGAGATCGGCGCGCGCACGAAGGTGCGATACTTGACCTACGGGCATGCCGGCGATGGGAACTTCCACGTCAATTTTCTATGGAACGACGAAGCCGAGCGCGTCGCCGTGGATCAATCCATCGAGGCGCTGATGCGCCTCACGATTTCCCTGGGCGGCACGTTGAGCGGCGAACATGGTATCGGTCTCGCCAAAGCGGCGTACATGCCCTTGGAGCAATCGGAAGATCTGATGGCGCTTCAGCGCGACATCAAACGCGTCTTCGATCCGAAGCAGCTCCTGAACCCGGGCAAAATCTTCCCCGTCCGCCCGGGCCACGGCGCTTGCTAA
- a CDS encoding DNA-directed RNA polymerase subunit alpha, which yields MSNIVTRNWRDLIRPRGIQIESETLTDFYGKFSCEPLERGYGITIGNSLRRVLLSSLQGAAITAIRIDGALHEFTTIADVVEDVTDIILNLKEVVLKAATPKTYTVRLEKEGPGPVFARDIQLVDGLQVLNPDHLIATLDKKGPLSMELTVNVGRGYVPAEKNKTATMPIGTIPIDALFSPARKVNYTVTNARVGQATDYDKLALEVWTNGSVKPQDAVAYAAKILKEQLSIFINFEETEETAYQAPGGEDEPLNENLFRSVDELELSVRSANCLQNANITLIGELVQRTEQDMLKTKNFGRKSLKEIKEILANMGLSLGMKIDNWPQMLERWKAQQAQA from the coding sequence ATGAGCAATATCGTTACACGCAACTGGCGCGACCTCATTCGTCCCCGCGGAATTCAGATCGAGAGCGAGACGCTCACCGATTTCTACGGCAAGTTCTCCTGCGAGCCGCTCGAGCGTGGCTACGGCATCACCATCGGCAACTCGCTTCGCCGGGTGCTCCTGTCCTCGCTTCAGGGCGCTGCCATCACCGCCATCCGCATCGACGGCGCGCTGCACGAGTTCACGACCATCGCCGACGTCGTGGAGGACGTGACGGACATCATCCTCAACTTGAAGGAAGTCGTCCTCAAGGCCGCCACCCCCAAGACCTACACCGTCCGCTTGGAGAAAGAGGGCCCCGGCCCGGTCTTCGCGCGCGACATCCAGCTCGTCGACGGCCTGCAGGTCCTCAACCCGGACCACCTCATCGCCACGCTCGACAAGAAGGGCCCCCTGTCGATGGAGCTCACGGTCAACGTGGGCCGCGGCTACGTCCCGGCGGAGAAGAACAAGACGGCGACGATGCCCATCGGCACCATCCCGATCGATGCGCTCTTCAGCCCGGCCCGCAAGGTCAACTACACCGTGACCAACGCCCGCGTCGGCCAGGCCACGGACTACGACAAGCTCGCCCTCGAGGTTTGGACCAACGGCAGCGTCAAACCGCAAGATGCGGTCGCGTACGCGGCGAAGATCCTCAAGGAGCAGCTCTCGATCTTCATCAACTTCGAGGAGACCGAGGAGACGGCGTACCAAGCCCCCGGTGGCGAGGACGAGCCGCTCAACGAGAACCTGTTCCGCAGCGTCGACGAGCTGGAACTCAGCGTCCGCTCGGCCAATTGCTTGCAGAACGCCAACATCACGCTGATCGGTGAGCTCGTGCAGCGCACCGAGCAAGACATGCTGAAGACGAAGAACTTCGGGCGTAAGAGCCTGAAGGAAATCAAAGAGATCCTCGCCAACATGGGGCTCTCGCTCGGCATGAAGATCGACAACTGGCCCCAGATGCTCGAGCGCTGGAAGGCGCAACAAGCGCAGGCGTGA
- a CDS encoding porin family protein — protein sequence MYEKPKTRSLTLVGLAAFIVLATIFVPARAQAQQRDLLSLPGSKGQLAIDSLMGFRIGAFSGVSYAGPLGFSTQSYKADDVQNNNVEVTTRLTTFWFAPAADYFILDHLSVGGLLEIASTSRTDKTKTSNNGSTVENETDRPTTTAFTFLPRVGYMFPITSRFAIWPRGGIGYASRQNVVGADKDSFSSLIFSADVPVLFRINETFFLSAAPELTFSLGGKHTLDASNSSRSADASFFQFGLVTGLGVLLDL from the coding sequence ATGTATGAGAAACCCAAAACGCGGTCGCTGACCCTCGTCGGGCTGGCGGCTTTTATCGTTCTCGCTACGATTTTCGTTCCTGCGCGAGCGCAGGCGCAGCAGCGCGATCTTTTGAGCCTCCCCGGCTCCAAGGGTCAGCTCGCCATCGACTCGCTCATGGGATTCCGAATCGGCGCGTTCAGCGGTGTCTCGTACGCGGGTCCCCTCGGCTTCTCCACCCAGTCGTACAAAGCGGATGACGTCCAAAACAACAATGTCGAAGTCACCACCCGGCTGACCACGTTCTGGTTCGCCCCGGCGGCGGACTACTTCATCCTCGATCACCTCTCGGTCGGCGGCTTGCTCGAAATCGCGTCGACGAGCCGCACGGACAAAACCAAGACGAGCAACAACGGAAGCACCGTGGAGAACGAGACGGATCGTCCCACCACCACGGCCTTCACCTTCCTACCGCGTGTAGGTTACATGTTTCCCATCACCAGCCGCTTCGCCATCTGGCCGCGCGGTGGCATCGGCTACGCCTCCCGCCAGAACGTGGTCGGCGCGGACAAGGACAGCTTCTCCTCCCTCATCTTCTCGGCAGACGTCCCCGTCCTCTTCCGCATCAACGAGACCTTCTTCCTGAGCGCGGCCCCCGAGCTCACCTTCTCACTCGGCGGCAAGCACACGCTCGATGCAAGCAACTCCTCGCGGTCCGCCGACGCGAGCTTCTTCCAATTCGGCCTGGTTACCGGGCTCGGCGTCTTGCTCGATCTGTAG
- a CDS encoding MoxR family ATPase, whose translation MSQFRRFSGTPGYLTNDSLEAAVNCALALERPLLVKGEPGTGKTLLAQAVAESLGLSLIHWPVKSTTRAQDGLYIYDTVQRLYDARFGDGDVKDIRRYIKLGPLGRSFAGSERMVILIDEVDKADIEFPNDLLHELDRMRFHVTETGDDVVATERPVVIITSNNEKELPDAFLRRTVFHFIDFPDMELMKRIVRVHHPKLESELVDQAVVAFYELRDMPRLRKRPSTSELIDWIAVLKQSGVGKERFVKELPFLGVLLKKEQDVETYRAQKKGGWRS comes from the coding sequence GTGAGTCAATTTCGCCGTTTTTCGGGCACGCCGGGCTACTTGACCAATGATTCGCTGGAGGCCGCCGTCAATTGTGCGCTGGCCCTCGAGCGCCCCCTCCTGGTGAAGGGGGAGCCCGGCACCGGAAAGACATTGCTCGCCCAAGCCGTCGCGGAGAGCCTCGGGCTCTCGCTCATTCACTGGCCGGTGAAGTCGACCACCCGCGCCCAAGACGGCCTTTACATCTACGACACCGTGCAACGCTTGTACGATGCACGCTTCGGCGATGGCGACGTGAAGGACATCCGCCGCTACATCAAGCTGGGGCCCCTGGGCCGTTCGTTCGCGGGGAGCGAGCGCATGGTGATCTTGATCGACGAAGTCGACAAGGCGGACATCGAGTTCCCGAACGACCTTTTGCACGAGCTCGATCGCATGCGTTTCCACGTCACGGAAACGGGCGACGACGTCGTGGCCACCGAGCGCCCGGTGGTGATCATCACGTCGAACAACGAGAAGGAACTACCCGACGCCTTCTTGCGCCGCACGGTCTTCCATTTCATCGACTTCCCGGACATGGAGCTGATGAAGCGCATCGTGCGCGTGCACCACCCGAAGCTCGAAAGCGAGTTGGTCGACCAAGCCGTCGTCGCCTTCTACGAGCTTCGCGACATGCCGCGCCTGCGCAAGCGCCCCTCGACGAGTGAACTCATCGACTGGATCGCCGTCTTGAAGCAAAGCGGCGTCGGGAAAGAGCGCTTCGTGAAAGAGCTGCCCTTCCTCGGCGTGCTCCTCAAGAAGGAGCAAGACGTCGAGACGTACCGCGCCCAGAAGAAGGGCGGCTGGCGCTCGTAA
- a CDS encoding GGDEF domain-containing protein has protein sequence MIDGRDDDDGDTVSVTPAALTETNLRRGEACLVVIYGPELGRRIPLAHSHFEIGRSSKSDLSIDQESISRHHARIAAVGGGTFTLMDLGSTNGTYVNDVSITEHRLADGDQIKIGRSILKFMTGDNIETSYHEEIYRLVTVDALTQLFNKRYFGEALEREFNRARRYKRHLSLFLLDLDHFKHINDHYGHVAGDFVLRQLAVEVKAKLRREDIFARVGGEEFGVLLPEVRHEGALATAEKVRKVVEAAQFTFDKHTIRGTVSIGVATLDPALFVPGDEDSADDDEETDPDPSASGGLANGKPKSAAALYALADAALYQAKERGRNRVEAA, from the coding sequence GTGATAGACGGGCGGGACGATGACGATGGCGACACCGTTTCCGTGACGCCAGCGGCGCTAACGGAAACGAATTTGCGGCGCGGAGAGGCCTGCCTGGTGGTGATCTACGGCCCCGAGCTAGGCCGCCGCATTCCATTGGCCCACAGTCATTTCGAAATCGGGCGTTCCTCGAAGAGCGATCTCTCCATCGATCAGGAGAGCATCAGCCGTCACCATGCACGCATCGCCGCCGTCGGGGGTGGGACGTTCACCCTCATGGATCTGGGCTCCACCAACGGCACCTACGTGAACGACGTGTCCATCACCGAGCATCGCCTCGCCGATGGAGACCAGATCAAGATCGGCCGCTCGATCTTGAAGTTCATGACCGGCGACAACATCGAGACCAGCTACCACGAAGAGATTTATCGGCTGGTGACGGTCGACGCGCTCACCCAGCTTTTCAACAAGCGGTACTTCGGCGAGGCGCTCGAACGGGAATTCAACCGCGCCCGCCGCTACAAGCGGCACCTGTCGCTGTTTTTGCTCGACCTGGATCACTTCAAGCATATCAACGACCACTACGGTCATGTCGCCGGCGACTTCGTGCTTCGCCAGCTCGCAGTGGAAGTGAAAGCGAAACTGCGCCGGGAGGACATTTTCGCGCGGGTCGGCGGCGAAGAGTTCGGCGTGCTGCTTCCCGAGGTGCGGCACGAAGGCGCCCTGGCGACGGCCGAAAAGGTGCGCAAGGTCGTGGAGGCCGCGCAATTCACCTTCGACAAGCACACGATCCGCGGCACCGTCAGCATTGGCGTGGCGACCCTCGATCCAGCGCTCTTCGTTCCCGGGGACGAGGACTCGGCCGACGACGACGAGGAGACGGATCCCGATCCCTCCGCCTCTGGAGGTCTGGCCAACGGCAAGCCAAAGAGCGCTGCGGCGCTCTACGCGCTGGCCGACGCGGCCCTCTACCAGGCCAAAGAGCGCGGTCGAAATCGCGTCGAGGCCGCGTAG
- the glmU gene encoding bifunctional UDP-N-acetylglucosamine diphosphorylase/glucosamine-1-phosphate N-acetyltransferase GlmU — MKSELPKVMHTLAGRPLIYFPVRAALDAGCVEVIVVVGHGRELVSSYLEKTFGGRVRTAVQVAQRGTGDAAKVGIDAVDATRDDCDAAIVFYGDAPLLAASDLVQIAQALHGDKASELALATCTVDDAHGYGRILRDARGDITEIREHRDLRTDAERAVREINPGIFAAKMSFWHSKLALLKPNNAQGELYLTDVVSLARESGQVVRTASARDAVLLGVNDRQQLVEAEVAIHDRIARDLRRSGVTVRAGARIDEGVEVGHDATIEMGVVLRGATVVGPGASIDVGCVLTNVVVDAGAILKPYSVLTDSRVGARAQIGPFSHVRPDSDIGEEAHIGNFVETKKTRLGRGAKANHLAYLGDGVIGPAVNVGAGTIFCNYDGYKKHTTVIEEGAFIGSDSQIVAPVTIGKGAYVATGTTVTRDVPADALAISRIRQENKEGYAPRLRAKLKPSKKSSSST; from the coding sequence ATGAAGAGCGAGCTGCCCAAGGTGATGCACACCCTCGCCGGGCGCCCTTTGATTTACTTTCCCGTGCGCGCCGCGCTCGATGCTGGATGTGTCGAGGTCATCGTGGTCGTCGGCCATGGGCGCGAGCTGGTCTCGTCGTACCTGGAGAAGACCTTCGGCGGGCGCGTGCGCACCGCCGTGCAGGTCGCCCAGCGTGGCACGGGTGACGCGGCCAAGGTGGGCATCGACGCCGTGGATGCCACGCGCGACGACTGCGATGCGGCCATCGTCTTCTATGGCGATGCTCCATTGCTGGCGGCTTCCGACCTGGTGCAGATCGCGCAAGCTCTCCATGGGGACAAGGCGAGCGAGCTGGCCCTGGCGACGTGCACCGTGGACGACGCCCATGGTTACGGTCGCATCCTGCGCGATGCGCGGGGCGATATCACCGAGATCCGCGAGCACCGCGATCTGCGCACCGACGCCGAACGCGCGGTCCGCGAGATCAACCCGGGCATTTTTGCGGCCAAGATGTCCTTCTGGCATTCGAAGCTCGCGCTCTTGAAGCCGAACAACGCGCAAGGCGAGCTCTATCTGACCGACGTGGTGTCTCTCGCGCGGGAAAGCGGGCAAGTCGTTCGGACGGCGTCCGCCCGCGATGCCGTGCTGCTCGGGGTCAACGATCGGCAGCAGCTGGTCGAGGCGGAGGTTGCGATCCACGATCGCATCGCGCGGGATCTGCGTCGCTCCGGTGTGACCGTTCGCGCGGGCGCACGCATCGACGAAGGTGTCGAGGTTGGCCACGATGCCACCATCGAGATGGGCGTCGTGTTGCGCGGGGCGACGGTCGTGGGCCCGGGCGCCTCGATCGACGTGGGGTGCGTGCTCACCAACGTGGTCGTGGACGCCGGTGCGATCCTCAAGCCGTACTCCGTGCTCACCGACTCGCGGGTGGGCGCGCGCGCTCAGATCGGGCCTTTTTCCCACGTGCGACCGGACAGCGACATCGGCGAAGAGGCGCACATCGGCAACTTCGTCGAGACGAAGAAGACGCGCCTCGGACGCGGCGCCAAAGCGAACCACCTCGCGTACCTCGGCGATGGCGTCATCGGACCCGCGGTCAACGTCGGCGCAGGGACTATTTTTTGCAATTATGACGGATACAAGAAGCACACGACCGTGATCGAAGAGGGCGCCTTCATCGGCAGCGACTCGCAGATCGTTGCGCCGGTCACCATCGGCAAAGGCGCCTACGTCGCCACCGGCACCACCGTCACACGCGACGTGCCCGCGGACGCCCTCGCCATTTCGCGCATTCGCCAAGAGAACAAGGAGGGCTACGCGCCACGCCTTCGCGCCAAGCTGAAGCCTTCGAAGAAAAGTTCTTCGTCAACGTGA
- a CDS encoding DUF362 domain-containing protein has translation MAAHEREGENREDQTTRRSFLGAVAAAGAASAAGATLLKSEVAEAAKDSNAVPNLAASPPPGFTPFAAPGRIVKVTKPGSLQNNKVYPKPDAAKEMLTKVLTELTGEPDLPKAAARFVHPDDKVCVKVNGIALRNHATNQELVIPFLEAMIASGVPAKNITVLEQYGSYLQGTRINEKNVPAGVKISIHSNGDTTMPERLIPGTGVRTKFCRALTESTAVINFSLIKDHSICGYTGCLKNMTHGTQIYPHYFHSHHASPQIAVLYAQDIIKSRVRLCITDAFQVMVHGGPLDKQPQYRYPYESVFATTDPVAMDTLGWEIIEKFRADKGLKSLTAEGREPAYIKAAADLGLGIHERAQIQVKEIAI, from the coding sequence ATGGCAGCGCACGAGCGTGAGGGGGAAAATCGAGAGGACCAAACGACGCGGCGTTCTTTCCTGGGAGCCGTCGCCGCTGCCGGTGCAGCTAGCGCGGCCGGCGCCACCCTCCTCAAGAGTGAGGTCGCGGAGGCCGCCAAGGACAGCAACGCGGTGCCGAACCTCGCGGCCAGCCCGCCGCCCGGCTTCACGCCGTTTGCGGCCCCCGGACGCATCGTCAAGGTGACGAAGCCGGGCTCTCTGCAGAACAACAAGGTGTACCCGAAGCCCGATGCGGCCAAGGAGATGCTCACCAAGGTTCTCACGGAGCTCACCGGCGAGCCCGATCTGCCGAAAGCCGCCGCCCGCTTCGTGCACCCGGACGACAAGGTTTGCGTCAAGGTCAATGGCATCGCCCTGCGCAACCACGCCACCAACCAGGAGCTGGTCATCCCCTTCCTCGAGGCGATGATTGCTTCCGGCGTTCCGGCCAAGAACATCACCGTGCTGGAGCAGTACGGAAGCTACCTGCAAGGTACACGCATCAACGAGAAGAACGTTCCCGCGGGCGTGAAGATCTCGATTCACTCCAACGGCGACACGACCATGCCGGAGCGGCTCATTCCCGGTACCGGTGTGCGTACGAAGTTCTGCCGTGCGCTCACGGAGTCGACAGCGGTCATCAACTTCTCGCTCATCAAAGATCACTCCATCTGCGGCTACACCGGGTGTCTGAAGAACATGACGCACGGCACGCAGATCTATCCGCACTACTTCCACTCGCACCACGCGTCACCGCAGATCGCGGTGCTGTATGCGCAGGACATCATCAAGAGCCGCGTGCGCCTTTGCATCACCGACGCGTTTCAGGTCATGGTGCACGGCGGGCCGCTCGACAAGCAGCCGCAGTACCGCTACCCGTACGAGTCCGTGTTCGCCACGACGGATCCTGTCGCGATGGATACGTTGGGGTGGGAGATCATCGAAAAATTCCGCGCCGACAAGGGCCTGAAAAGCCTCACCGCCGAGGGGCGTGAACCCGCCTACATCAAGGCCGCCGCCGACTTGGGCCTGGGTATCCACGAGCGCGCCCAGATCCAGGTGAAAGAGATCGCCATCTGA
- a CDS encoding Mrp/NBP35 family ATP-binding protein, which yields MATREEVVAALSPLLPHPSVLTDVVVLGRDVTVTLNAPGSREELGKKVREALAQLPDVGGTEVRWHSEVRGRNIGPDDPLPEVKNVILVMSGKGGVGKSTTATNLTMALHRAGFRVGLLDADIYGPSIPTMLGVSGRPVSLDGKSIEPLERFGVKLMSIGFLLEDPKAAVVWRGPMLHGALLQFLKDVRWGTLDYLLLDLPPGTGDVALTLAQRITSPYAVIVTTPQPVATDDVYKSVSMCEKVNIPIVGVVENMSYFIDSAGVSHELFGKGGGQAIADFAKAPLLGQVPIDQSVREWGDKGTPVVQAAPFSTVARAFVGVAERLTDAIDARRTEGEEEAPPEIDRSGGTGGRKRLPIMK from the coding sequence ATGGCCACCCGTGAAGAAGTCGTTGCTGCGCTAAGTCCGCTCCTCCCTCATCCGTCGGTGCTGACCGATGTCGTCGTTCTCGGTCGGGACGTGACGGTGACGTTGAATGCGCCGGGGTCCCGCGAAGAGCTGGGGAAGAAGGTGCGTGAGGCGCTGGCCCAGCTTCCCGACGTGGGCGGTACCGAGGTGCGCTGGCACTCGGAGGTGCGCGGACGCAACATCGGGCCGGACGATCCGCTGCCCGAGGTGAAGAACGTCATCCTCGTGATGAGCGGCAAAGGTGGCGTCGGCAAGAGCACCACCGCGACCAACCTGACCATGGCGCTGCACCGCGCGGGCTTCCGTGTCGGCTTGCTTGATGCGGACATCTACGGCCCCTCCATCCCGACGATGCTCGGCGTGAGCGGCCGTCCGGTGTCGCTCGACGGCAAGAGTATCGAGCCGCTCGAGCGCTTCGGCGTGAAGCTCATGTCCATCGGCTTCCTCCTGGAGGACCCCAAGGCCGCCGTCGTATGGCGCGGCCCTATGCTCCACGGCGCGCTCTTGCAGTTCCTCAAGGACGTGCGTTGGGGCACGCTCGATTACCTGCTGCTCGACCTGCCGCCGGGCACCGGTGACGTCGCGCTGACCCTCGCGCAGCGCATAACGTCGCCGTACGCGGTCATCGTCACCACCCCGCAACCGGTGGCCACGGACGACGTCTACAAGTCCGTCTCCATGTGCGAGAAGGTCAACATCCCCATCGTGGGCGTCGTCGAGAACATGAGCTACTTCATCGACAGCGCCGGCGTCTCGCACGAGTTGTTCGGTAAGGGCGGCGGCCAAGCCATCGCCGATTTCGCCAAGGCGCCGCTCCTCGGGCAGGTGCCCATCGATCAAAGCGTGCGCGAGTGGGGCGACAAGGGAACGCCCGTCGTGCAGGCCGCGCCGTTCAGCACCGTGGCCCGCGCCTTCGTCGGCGTGGCCGAGCGCCTCACCGACGCCATCGACGCCCGTCGCACCGAAGGCGAAGAGGAAGCCCCGCCGGAAATCGACCGCAGCGGTGGCACGGGCGGCCGCAAGCGGCTGCCCATCATGAAGTAG
- the murA gene encoding UDP-N-acetylglucosamine 1-carboxyvinyltransferase has product MDAIRVRGGATLRGKVRISGAKNAALPILCATLLSDGASRLRNVPALRDIHTTSALLRFLGRGVEIHGPEVHVAAGSNVRPEAPYELVKQMRASVLVLGPLLARFGRAKVSLPGGCAIGARPIDQHLKGLEAMGANIRLERGYVIAEGPNGGGRLRGAEVYFDLPTVTGTENLMMAAALAKGRTTLLNCAKEPEVEELGRILNKMGAEVDGAGTDVIHIVGQDQGELAPFDHAIIPDRIEAGTYMVAAAVTGGDVLVEGAELSDLEALVAKMRQANVKVESVAAEDGSGSGGVRVWRDGPLKSVDVTTAPHPGFPTDMQAQFLVMMSLARGESVISETIFENRFMHVPELTRMGANVALRGNVAVVQGVDRLYGASVMATDLRASASLVIAGLVADGETEVRRVYHLDRGYERIEEKFGGLGAQITRVKGAEG; this is encoded by the coding sequence ATGGATGCCATTCGGGTGCGCGGAGGGGCTACGCTTCGCGGCAAAGTTCGGATCAGTGGGGCCAAGAATGCGGCCCTTCCCATTCTCTGTGCGACGTTGCTCTCGGATGGCGCGAGCCGGTTGCGAAACGTACCGGCCCTTCGGGACATACACACCACCTCGGCGCTGTTGCGGTTCCTCGGCCGTGGGGTGGAGATCCACGGGCCCGAAGTGCACGTGGCCGCGGGCAGCAACGTGCGGCCCGAGGCGCCGTACGAGCTGGTCAAACAGATGCGCGCGAGCGTGCTTGTGCTCGGACCCCTGCTCGCGCGCTTTGGTCGCGCCAAGGTGAGTCTGCCCGGTGGGTGCGCCATCGGGGCGCGTCCCATCGATCAGCACCTCAAGGGCCTCGAAGCGATGGGGGCCAACATTCGCTTGGAGCGCGGCTACGTCATTGCCGAGGGGCCCAATGGTGGCGGGCGCCTGCGCGGTGCGGAGGTGTACTTCGATCTTCCGACGGTGACCGGTACGGAAAATCTCATGATGGCCGCGGCCCTCGCCAAGGGGAGGACCACGCTGCTCAATTGTGCGAAGGAGCCCGAGGTCGAGGAGCTGGGACGCATCCTCAACAAGATGGGCGCGGAGGTCGATGGTGCTGGCACCGACGTGATTCACATCGTCGGGCAGGACCAAGGCGAGTTGGCTCCGTTCGACCATGCCATCATCCCCGATCGCATCGAGGCGGGGACGTACATGGTGGCGGCGGCCGTGACGGGTGGGGACGTTCTCGTCGAGGGGGCGGAGCTCTCCGATCTCGAGGCCCTCGTGGCCAAGATGCGCCAGGCGAACGTCAAGGTGGAGAGCGTGGCCGCCGAAGACGGTTCGGGCTCGGGTGGTGTTCGCGTTTGGCGCGATGGACCGCTCAAGTCGGTGGACGTGACGACCGCGCCGCATCCCGGCTTTCCCACCGACATGCAGGCGCAGTTTCTCGTGATGATGAGCCTCGCCCGTGGTGAAAGCGTGATCAGCGAGACCATCTTCGAGAACCGCTTCATGCACGTGCCGGAGCTCACCCGCATGGGCGCGAACGTGGCACTCCGCGGAAATGTCGCCGTGGTGCAGGGCGTGGATCGGCTTTACGGTGCGAGCGTCATGGCCACCGATCTGCGGGCCAGTGCGTCGCTGGTGATCGCCGGGCTCGTGGCGGACGGCGAGACGGAGGTGCGGCGCGTGTACCACCTCGATCGCGGCTACGAGCGCATCGAGGAAAAGTTCGGCGGGCTGGGCGCCCAGATCACGCGCGTCAAGGGGGCGGAGGGTTAG
- a CDS encoding helix-hairpin-helix domain-containing protein, with protein sequence MTTQTPGGAAYTLRGALASLRNSACRVGSVWSKPLTRVLLVIAGLAALAIIGRTAGAHAEPPSPSVPPAIVAEPTALDAGATAPPTVASAAAPEPCVARRAGPHAERAGEASPDDPVILNTAQADDLRRLPGVGAKRAEAILALRTRLGRFRQLEDLLRVRGIGRASLRRLRPLVRLDPPNPPPP encoded by the coding sequence ATGACGACGCAAACCCCGGGAGGCGCCGCGTACACGCTACGCGGCGCCCTTGCGTCGCTCCGCAACTCTGCCTGTCGCGTAGGCAGCGTGTGGAGCAAGCCTCTCACCCGCGTGCTTCTCGTCATCGCCGGCCTCGCGGCCCTCGCCATCATCGGCCGCACCGCCGGCGCCCACGCCGAGCCTCCGTCCCCTTCCGTCCCTCCGGCCATCGTCGCCGAGCCAACTGCGCTCGACGCAGGCGCGACCGCGCCACCCACCGTCGCGAGTGCTGCAGCGCCCGAGCCTTGCGTCGCGCGACGGGCGGGGCCGCATGCGGAGCGTGCGGGAGAAGCATCTCCCGACGATCCCGTCATCCTCAACACCGCCCAGGCCGACGACCTCCGTCGCCTTCCCGGCGTCGGCGCCAAACGTGCGGAGGCGATCCTCGCCTTGCGCACGCGCCTCGGGCGCTTCCGTCAACTCGAGGACCTGCTGCGCGTCCGTGGAATCGGCCGCGCCAGCCTGCGGCGCCTGCGTCCTCTGGTGCGGCTGGATCCGCCTAACCCTCCGCCCCCTTGA